The Suricata suricatta isolate VVHF042 chromosome 3, meerkat_22Aug2017_6uvM2_HiC, whole genome shotgun sequence genome contains the following window.
GCTCTAGACGCCCCCCTCAACCATGTAACCCTAAAACGTTACCAGTAAGAACAGTGCTTCATTTAAGGAATCTGGAAGATCCATCACCACAACATCCTACCATTCTCCATCCCCATCCTTCTGGAAAGGATATATCTACATAGATAATTTGGAATTCTTCTAGAAGGAAGATGCATCCCTTTTCTCCCATTTAAAACTGTATTCATAACTTGTTATATTTCTGGGTCTTCTCCATATTTAGTAAATACTTTGGGTTTCACTAggattttttaatacttatttatttactcagagagagagagagagagagagagagagagagagagagagaagtaggggaggggtagagaagagggagagagagaataccaagcaggtttcatgctgtcagtgcagaacccaatgtggggctcaaactcatgaaccatgagatcatgacttgagccaaaaccaagagttggatgcttaaccaactgagccacgcagacatcCTGGGTTTCAGTAGGATTTTTAAGACCTGCTATCACCACTTCTCCTACCCATGTCAGTGACCACTCCTGTCTCTGTTATCCAATTCCATGACTTTTCTTTGTAAACCACTTTCCCAAATTGAGACCAATTAAAGCTCTAGAACCATCTCTATCCCTATTCTAATCCTATATGAAAAATGTTGCATGTTCTTCTTTTCCCCAAGAGtcaaaaaaagaattgaaacagGAGAATTTATTAGGTCATCTTGCTTTGTGTGGACATAACATAGCAaattgcacaattctgtgaatcaCAGCCTCCACATGTGAAAAGAGAACAACTACATTACTGTCCTTTTAGGGCTATTGTAAGGATGAAGTGAAAATGTGGGGGAGAAAAAGCACACATGATCGtggtagtgatgatggtggtgatcatgaggatgatggtgatgacgatGACAATGATAATGGtgctgatggtgatgatgatggtggtggtgatggtgatggtggtggtgatggtgacagtgatggtggtggtggccgTGGTGGTGATCATGatagatgatggtgatgatgatgatgatggtggtggtgatggtgatgatcatgatgatgatcATTATGGTCCtgataattttcaaatgtttcatgTGTGTTTTCTCATACAGGATTGGAGACATGAgactccatcagtttacaaatgtcttaattcatttcaaaaaaaGGGCAATCTTCTAGCTTAATCTCCAGAAAGCTATACACTTAGTTTTCTGGAGCCCCgacatcaccctcccctccatagtgatatgGGGAATACAGGCAGAAGGAACTGTCAGGTAAAACTAAAGTCCCTTGTAacttgcagcccattgacaagtacTTGAGCAAATACAGAgtagaacatttctccaggaaccccctgcCCTGCTAATGTTAATGCCTTATTAGAGGTAAAACCACTTTAGTTTGACAATAGCAAGGCCCCTGGCACCTTATGAGTTCTCTTTCATATATGGAAGTCCTCCCAGAGGCCTCCCTTTGGCATTTCCCTCCCCCAGGTCCATAGTACATAACCAGTTACTCCTCACAGCCCCAGGGCAGTTCTTCCTGCCtgtgggtcctgtccctgtgctttaataaaatcacctttttgcaccaaagacgtcccatgaattctttcttggccatcagctccagacttcaccaccactccaaaacctCATCAATAACAGTACagattattttaagtgtattttttgagggacagaaaaagcaaataagcaaGTATGTATAATATTTGAACACCAATCTTAATGAACAAGACTCAGCTGATATATTTGGAATTCAAAAATTTaccaatagaaaaatatatattcatttcatatgaatgtgaaatatttatccagatgaatggataaagaaaatatggtaaatgcaaacaatggaatattattcagcctcagaAGAaaggatcttgccatttgtgacaacatggatgaaaaatGGAGACATTTTGTACAATGAAACAAGCTAGTCACAGAAGGACCaatactgggggcacctggatggatggctcagtcgattaagcatctgactttggctcaggtcatgatctaatggttcatgaattccatccccacgttgggctctgtgctgacagcttggagcctggagcctctctctctactcctcctctgctcacagtctgtctgtctgtctgtctctctcaaaaataaataaacgttaaaatttttttttaaatggaaggacAAATAGTGCATGACTTCACTTATATAAAGCATCTAAAATCATCAAACCcatagaagcagagaatagaatggtggttggcaaaggctggggggagggagaggtagagaattGTTTTTTCATGGATGTCAAGTTTCTGTCATGCAGGATGAATAAGTTCTTGAGATCTGCTGTACCCAGTGCCTGTAGTTTACAGTATGGTattgtgcactttaaaatatGCTAAGAAGATAAATCTCGTGTAGAGTGTGGGTTTTTTTgattgaagcatagttgacacacagtgttacattcaTTAGTCCCAGTTGaacacaacatagtgattcaacaactctgtgCACGTCATGGAGGTGTTCTTATCAAACACACTCAAGCACAGAGAAGTTTTTGCAGGTGATCACTTTGTTTGTATGGTTATCCTGATGGGTCATAGATCTGTGCctatgtccaaactcatcaagatGTTTACATTAAATGGATGCTATTTTTTGTGTATCAGTTATTCAtcaatgaagtttaaaaatggcAACCTGTTTGTTCATGAAGTCACGtgaataaatttcaaaagtttaaaaccacacaaaatgtttttctgacAAGCAGagtgaaggtttaaaaaaaaactatagaaccAGAAAATATCCATGTTTGGAAattcagaaatacaaattctcaatAACTGATGGTGATGAGAAAATACACTGAACTGACAAATTCAGTGTCGCTTATCAAACTTTCTGATATGCAGTTACAGCCATGCTTAATGGGAATTTTTAGACTTAGAAGCACATATGAGAAAGCAGTGGCTTGATATAAATTGCTTATGCATCTACATTAAGAAATTAGAAGTATAATGAAATTctatgatttataataagaaatatatagttGGTCATTATCCCCACTTCTGGCAAAAAGCTCCTAAAGTCTTTGAATTTCCTAAGTGTTAAGAATAACTTTTATGCTACTGAAGTGACCTTAGAACTGTACCTAAGGTTGGGGGCTGGTGGCCAGTGGAGGTAACCCTATGATCTGAGGGTTGGGATTTCCCATCCCactgccctggggaggggagagaggctggaggttgaatcaattgCCAGTGGCCAATGACTTAATCAGGTGTATTTACATAATGGAGCCTCCATAAAGACCCAGAAGGACTGGTTTGGAGTGCTTCCATGCTGGGGAGCACATGAGAACTCAGAGGAAGGATACACttggagaggaaatggaagaaactCAGGGATCTCTCCCCCTCCTCGCCCTCTGCATCACTTCCATCTGGCaattcctgagttatatccttttgtaataaactggtgatctagtaagtaaggcatttctctgagttctttgagccactctagcaaatggATTGAGCCCAAGGaggaggtcatgggaacctcCGATCTGTAGCTGGCTGCGCAGAAGCACAGGTGACCACGTAAACTTCAATTGGCCTCTCAAGTGTGGTGTGCAGCCTCAGAAGGACTGAAAGTCTGCCGGGAGGGATCTGACGTTCTCTCTAGGTAGAcaaaattgagttgaattgtaagACACCCCGCTGATGTCAGAGACTTGCTTCTTGGGTttatgtggggggaaaaaaccaccCCACACATTGGAATTCGGTGAACAGAATCCTTATTCACAACAAattaaatgcaaagaaagaacCTCTCTTTTTGGTGCCTCAgtttattgcactttgcagatattacatattttacaaaCTGAAGGTAGTTGGCAATCCTGCGTTGAACAAGTCTACCAGTGTCATTTtgttccaacagcatttgctcccTTGGTGTCTCTGTGTAATGTTGGTAATTCTTGCAAAGtttcaaacttttttattattcttatatttaactTGCTGCCATCTCATGATAAAACTAGTGGATGAGGAGCTGCCTCTTATGGAtggcaaagaaagtggtttctcaAGATGGAAACTACTCCTGGTGACAATGCCGTGAGGATTATTGGAAGGACATCAAAGGATTTAGAGTATTGCCTAACTTTGTTGATAAAACAGTGCCAGGGAGGAAaaggattgactccaattttgataAAAGGCCCTCAGAGACATCACATGCTGCACAGAGTCCATTCCTGAACGACAATGTCAAACTTGACTGTTGTCTTATTTCAAGAAATTgccagggcgcccgggtggctctatcggttaagcgtccggcttcggctcaggtcatgatcttcagttcgtgagttcgagccccacgtcgggctctgtgctgacagctagctcagagcctggagcctgctttggattctgtgtctccctcaatgtctgaccctcctctgttcccactgtctctcaaaaataaataaagagcataaaaattattaaaaaaaaaaaaaaagaaagaaattgccaCGGCCACTCCAATCTTCCTCagcaccaccctgatcagtcaagATCCTCCTCcagcaaaaaataaatgactggCTGAAAGCTTAGATggtggttagcattttttttagcCATAAAATACTTTCAGTGAAGGCCTGGACATTTTTAAGGCATAATGCTGCTGCACACCTAATAGACTATAGAGTAAgtgtaacttttatatgcactgggaaaccagaaCATTCACTTGACTCAGTTTATGATCATATttactttattgcagtggtctgaaAGTAAACccacaatatctctgaggtatgcctatagaaggaaggaaataataaaatgatatgctCATGGAGAGACCAGCACAGCCAAAGgttatgtttttgaaaaacttaTAAAATGATGAACCCCTGTAAagatgagaagcagaaagaacaaccaaaagagagaacaaatttcCAAGATCTTGTAAAAATATGGCAAAGGCAGTAAGGATATTAGGAACCAGCCAACAACAAACTGGGCATTAGAACAACTTGGACAAATCCTTGAAAAAATACAGTTTATCAAAGCTGacacaaagagaaatagacaatttaTATAGacttacatgtatttttaaagattagcaCTGATATTTAAAATCCCTCCCAtgccaatatatatatacatatattccaaTATATTaggcttcactggtaaattttaccaaatatttaagaaaaaaaaaaacccacaaaagctCCCTGAGaacagatacagagaaaaaatttctcaactcattttatgagttcCTCactaagaaatgataaaaattaaatgaaaaaaatattaaaaacaaaatacttacaGACTGAATCCACATATATACATTACGACAAGACAACTTATagaaacacaattttattttaccatttgaGAATCAGTAAGTATGATTCAGGGGGAAAAGCATATAAAACATCTTGTCATTTCAAGAAATGCAGAATAAACACCTAAGAAACTTTAACAACTATCCATAATACTAGTGAttacaaaaacatttataaaatttgaaagaaaatgtccttaacatagttaaaaaggaaaacacaattaAACACAAAGCACACAGCAATTATCAGAGCTAATGTTAACTCCTCAATAACTCTTATcataggtgcacctgggtggctcattggttaagtgtccaattcttgatctcagctcaggtaatgatctcatggccctGAGTCAAgaagcctgcttatgattctctctctgccccccccaaaataaataaatcaacttaaaaaataatttgtatctaATATAAGAAGCAAAGATATGAAAATTCCAGCTATCAATAGTTGTATTCACTAGTGTTCTGGAGGTCACAGCCAGTGCAATTGGGCAAGAAAAGttgtaataattaaaaacaaacaattaaaatattcatatttagagACATCAGGAGAGTATGTCTAGAAAATCCAAAATGATctacagtaaaatattaaatttatggtATTAGAAgcaacatcaaaatatttttcacatgttttaTATTAGCAGAAATCACACgaacacatacacatgcacacacactctcacacaaaAAGAGTTGGAAAGCCCTTGCATTTGAGACTGAAGATCTATTTCAGAAGGTCATTCATCCAGAGGTCCTAGTTAAATCCTGGGTATGTTAAGGTTTTCCAGACTAAGGACAATCAAAGGAAAATCATAAGGCCAAGCATCCACCTTGGAGGGATGATGatttggggagggaaagagagaaggagagtaaaTAAAAGGtgtaagaagaaaaggaaggagctgTTGCAACACATCAGAGATCCCAGTAATATCAGCATTTTCAAGCAACTAAAATTCCAGCTCAATTgactcaaaaggaaaaatgaaagtcgGTCCCAACAACTATGATACACAGAGGCAGGTCAATCTGCAGGCACTGCTGACCTGGTCTTGTCTCTGttttcattgttctgttttgtGAACTTCATTCCTGGGCAGCCTAACCTTGGGAACAAAACTCCACAGCAACTTTGAGCTTTGAAGGCAACGTACCATCCAGACAAAGAGATTCCCCTCTTCTCTCAAccaccaaaaaaccaaacaacaacaacaacacaacaacaacaacagcaaacccTCAGGCTTCAACTGGATTGGACCAAATTAGGTCACATACACACTAGGAACCAATTATCCTAACTGAGCAGGTGGATGAGATTCCACCCATTATCTTAGACTTCGGTTCTCATTTGTAGCAGCTTTGCCCCATAGGGctcatttggcaatgtctgacgATGAATTTGGTCTTTAAAACTGGGGAGGTGTCACTGGCATCTACTTGGGAGAGGCCAAGAGATGGTGCTAAGTCCTGCAGTGCCCAGGACCACCATCCATAGCAAAGGATCGTCTGTCCCAAAGTGTCGCTAGTGCAAAGGTTGAGAAATCTTCAGCgaagtgtttttcaaacttaaaTGTACAGCAGGATAACCAGAAAGACTTGTTAAGATACAGATAATCTGGGTCACTTTCCTGGAGTTGCCGATTCAATAGATCTAGGGTGGTCTGAGAACTTCTTTTACCAAACGAGCTCATAGGCGCTATTCCTACTGCTGATTCATAGTCCACACCAAAAGCACACTCATCAGGACCCTGGATGGGAGCTGAGGGTGTCTCTGCTCTAAGGTGAGGCAAGGTTTAATGCATCCTGGAGAAGCGGCCACGTGTGCtaatggagaggagagaaagccaTGTATTTCAGCCATTTCCTATCCTTCCTCAATCATAAGTTCATATTGTCCTAACATATCCATTCAGGAGAATTGCTTCTAGTACCTTTCACTTACTGAAGTCTCTGCTTGCTCTGACCTTCCCTCCCAAagtcctataaaaaaaaaaatccttgcagtgcccgggtggctcagccagttgaacgtctgactcttgacatctgctcaggtcatgatcttgtgcttcgtgacattgagccccacatggggctctgcactgaaagctcagagactgtttgtttgggattctctctgcctccctttctgcacccaccccactcatgctctttatctcaaaataaataaataaataattgggttttttttttttaacatatccccagggcacctgggtggctcagtcagttgggtgtctgacttcagctcagatcataatctcacagttcatgagtttgagcctcacatcaggcttgtgctttgaatcctctgtccctctctctgctccttccctgctcatgctcgctcgctctctctctctctctctctctctctcaaaaatgaacattttaaaactaaataaattaaattaaaatatcctGATaatctccccctccttctcctcctgctaTTTTAATCGAAatgagtttgattttattttttagtggagTTTcttgaaaactatgaaataagCACAagaatgagtaaaaataaaagtaaataaaaataaagtaaataaaactataacTGAATTGCTACAGcacaggtatttttttaaaaagccctcttGATTGTTTTGCGTGAATATCCAGCACCCCCCTCCGCTGTTACCCCTCCTCTCTTCTGTTTAATCATTCTCACCAGAAAAACGAGGAGCAGGATCCTGTCTGGATAAAGCTCTGCCAGTGGACTATAGATACAGCAAGGGGCCAAGTGGTTTTCTCTAGAATGCTCCAGCACATTAAAGAGTAGagcatggtatttttttttttgcttagcgAGAAATATCTTAGAAAGAGGGAAATCTAGAATATCAATAAGGGGTTGGGGAGAAGAATGGGGAAAAGACCAGCAGCATGCCAGTTATATCAACTTAGACCATTTTCACTGAGCACATGTGTAGGCACTGAGGAGATCGAGCCTGACATCCACCTGGAGCAAGCCCTTTTCTCAAAGAACTCACAAacaaaaggggaagaaaaccaaaaagaactcAATGTTGTGGGTACAGAGAGAAGTAGGTCACTGCATGACACCTGACAAGGGAAGGTCACGTCTAGTCTACCActaaggaaggcttcctggaggaagaaatGTCCAAGCTGGACCTCGAGGGTTGGAACGTCatccaggcagagacagagaaaccgtGTTAAGCGTGCTCATGCTCGGCATCTCTGCAAATGCAATGACCCCAGCATAACTACAGTTAGTTTACTTTGGCAAGTGATATTTCAGCAGAAgcagaaaaaatgttttaccaCAGGAAGCCAAAAGGACATCACCAGTAAGCAGTACACCACGTCTCATCTATTCTGAAACACATTCTTCCCCACATCTCACATGTAGGAGACCAGGGTGAATCCTAGGAATGATATCATCTCATAATAAAATGatggttttctattatttttctgacaGCTATAAATAGTGATTTATCATGCATCCTATGGGAACTCTGATGTGATCAAACAGGAGGATTCTTTGATGAAATATGATGTGATCAACTCCAAGGCTGGCAACTTGCGTTTCTGGGTTTCTGGGCATTTATTCCAAATGGAAGAGGAGTCATGTGATGGTCATTAGATGCTCTGATAGGACCTAGGAAGAATGCAAGCAAAACAATAGCTCTACATGGAGACGCTCACACTTCTATGCACATAGCACCCTTATTCACAGGTGGCCCGAACGGGACATCGGCCACATCTGTCGACAGACAAATAACAAACAAGATATGTCATGTTTGTGCCATGGAGCATCGCTCCTCAGCcttgaagaggaaggaaattctgacacctgccacCGCACAGGTGAACCATGAGGACATTGTgttgagagaaagaagccagtcacaaaagaacaaCTACTGATGATTTCACTTGGGTGTGGTCCCCAGAGTCCTCAAGTTCTTAGAGGCAGGGCCCAGAATGGTGTTGGCTGGGGCCTGGGAAGCAGGAACTTGGGAAGGGCTTGTCCATCGGgtgtagaattttaatttttcaagatgaAAAGAGCTCTAGAAATTGCTTGTAcaaaaatgtgaatgtacttCATACATTCTAAGCTGTGCATTTGAAGATGGTGAAGAAggcaggtttttaaatttttttttcttaatgcttatttatttttgagagagagagagagagagagagagagagcaagcctgaaagtgcagagagggagacacagaatctgcagcaggctccaggctcctgctgtcagcacagagcccaacacggggctcaaatccatgagctgtgagatcatgacctgagccgaagtcagatgcccaatggactgagccacccaggcaccccaagaagccAGGTTTTGTGTCCTGTGCATTTCACCACAATGTAAACAATGGATTTACATAAAGGAGATGAGACTGGCGAGAAGGGGGAGGGTCGGTGGGAAAGGCTGAGGCTAACGTGgtataaatcaataaatggtaGAAGGAATGggtacacagaaaaaaaagattaagagtaAAAACTCACCTGCGCCTCAAAAACCAAAACGTAAGAACTGTCAAAAGGATCAATAAGGGCACTATTACTGCCAAAGATATCAGGCCGACGGAGATGGGGTTTCCTGAAGATAGGGAAGGGCACAAGATGTCACTTCAAAACCCATTCTCTGAATCTCCTGACCTTCCTTTGCCTACTTGATGGTCACCTGCTCCTGATGCTCAAGCCCTCCATGACTCTCCTGCTGtgacccttctccctccctcccggtcATGGATCAGCCCGACTCCCAGCCAGTGCCTCCCTCTATGCCCTAGGACCATCCTCTCCATGCCCAGCGCGGCCCCAGCCCTTCCTCACCCCAGTAGAGGACCAAGTCCTGGCCTCCCAGACTGCTGTGTCTCACTCGGCAAGACAGACCAGCTGCCTCCTTCGCCGCCACGTCCAGGGTCACCCGGAGGTACCACGTCTCATCAGCATGGGGCAGGAGGTCGCctctctgggtgcctggctgCTCCTGCTCACCCCGCATCCACATCGCCCACACTGGCTTTGGGTAGAAGCCAGAGACGTGGCACATCAGCAGCAGACGGCCAGGACCGGGACTGGGGCCACGGGACAGCCAGGCCTCGGGCTTCACTGGGCCAGGAAGGAACAGGGAGAGTGATGGATGATGCCTCTACTCTAGAGGGATTTGGAAACTCAAGTATGGATAGTGACCCCTTCTCCTCCTTTGGAAATCAAAAACTTTATTGCTTAAGCCCCTGTCTTCTTCAGTGCATCTTACTCTTGAACTGAAAGCCTTAATGGGAGGAACAGGACTAACCTTGTCTCTGCAGTTCCGCCTTCCCCGCATCGAGGACACCCAGGAGGTACTGAGGGCAGGTTTCAAAGACCAGCTTCATGGCGATATCCCAGATGCCTATGTATTGGTTGACGAGTGCGCAGATGCGCCTAGCCCGGCTTCCACCTTCTGGGGCGGGCACACAGGAGTGATTCTTGAGGCTCAGAAATTGCACGCCTCCTAATGCTCCCCGCAAGAAGCTCACTGTGCCCCCTCCGGAATGCAGCCCACAGCCTGCTATTCCCTGGATCTCAAAGGGGTCTGGATAGaagggaaacagagaaacagttatcaagaagcaagcaagcaagagacAGGGGAAGaacctgggatttgggattcggGTGATGGGAAAGGTCTGTGGAGTGAAATGAGGAGCTGAAATCTCAGAGAGCTGAGAATCAGGGAGAGGCATGCATGTCACCAACGGTGGAGAGGGATGGTGTGAGGGTGAACAaaggagagggtgacagaatgtGAGGGTCGGGGGCCAGCCGTGCAGGGTGAATGGGAGGAGAGCATGGGGAGGAGGGCCAGGCAGGAGGCTCGAGCAGAGGGATTGCAGGAAAAGATGGCTCAAGCATCAGGGAAGAGAAGTGGGGCTTCTTGCTTGGGGCTTGAGGGATGCAAGTTATCCACAAGCCAAGGGGACCTTCAGCCGTCCGAAGAGCATGTGAATGCTCTGTGGGGGTGTGGGATCTGAGGGCATCACTACTCCAGGTAAGCTTGTGCATGCGGCTGGGCAATGTGGGAAAAAAGGTAGAAGATAAGAGGAGTAGTGGcctgaagcaggagagagagaagtcgTTGAGAACCTGCCTGGATAAGAGGCCTGGACTCACATTCCATCTGGAACTCCTGGGCATGGTTCTGTACTTCTAGGATGAACCCAGTAAGATACACCTGGAAGATGTCCTCCAGCTCGGCCACCTGCTCCTCACTGAAGTTGCCCTTGGACCAGGGCTTCAGGAAAATCGCCCTGCCCGCGTCGTTGTCCCAGCCGTGGATCTGCAAGTCACCCAACCATCCTGAGCCCTGGTTCTGTGCCCAGCTGCTGTTGGCAAAGGACGAGATCTGGATGACGTGGTAAGAGGTGGGCCCTTGAAAGGCTGTGGGTAATGGAAGGTTAAGAAAAGTGAGCAGAAAGGGAGAAGCCAAGGGccatgaaagaatgaaaattggAAAGATCCAGAGAAAAGGAACCCAGAGTTGGCAGTGCCTCAAACATTTGCCTCCAAGGCCATGGATGCCCAACCCACCTCTGGATAGGTAGGGGAGGAGTGGTGCTGGGACCACCTGACCTTCTGGGGCTTTCTTCACAGCCCATCCTGGTGCTGGCCAGTCACTCACCTTCCTCACCGCCACCCCCCGGGCAGAGGACCACaggcaacagcagcagcagaagcagcattTCCCTGGGGACCCAGCTGCTGACTCTCAAAGCTGCTGTTCTGTCTCTGGCTCAGCAGCTTCGCTCAGAGCTCTGcagtgacttcctctctctcccagctGGCAGAGCGCTTCCCCGTCCAGGCTGCCCAGCAGAGGAAAGCTGCacctcccacagccctgggccaCCCCTCACTGCTTCTTTCCACTCCAGCCAATCTGACATTTGGTTTCTTGTCTCCGTGTCCCCCAGGGACCAGTTCCCTTCCTGCTTCCTACCTTGAAAGACCTGTTGTGGTTCTGTAGGGCCTTTTCACCTCTCCAAGTGTGTTCTTCCACAGTGTTAAATAAGAGGCTCATGTTGGATCAACCGCTTGATCTAGAAGGATGCTTTCGGTTTAGTCACCCAGCTggaccccctcccacctccctgctctGCACTCCTGTCACCAGCAGCCCCCTGTCTGGTCCCTCTCACCCGCATTCTCACTTCTGGGGTGCTGTATATGTTGACCATCATTTACAACAAGGCAAAGCATTGAAAACGTTACCCGAAGTGTAGTGCCATGGACCCAAATCCCAGAATCAAATATTATGTAAATTCTGCCATTTGGGAATCCAAACAAATGTATCTTATGCCATGGCCATTTTTAGAGGGTAAACATGGCATTTGCTACTTGCGTGTGGCCTTCTTTTTGGCTGGCTCCCAAGCTTTGAAGTTTAGAGTGACAAGTCTTCTGGAGCCCAGAAGGAAGACCTGGAGAGCCTCCTGCGTGTAGCTTCAGCCTCAGTCAAAGACAGCTTTTTGTAGGAGGTTCACAAGCCATagagcctcctcctcctctcacagCATCTCACAGCCTCACTCTACATTTCGGCCTTCCCAACACCAAATAAAAG
Protein-coding sequences here:
- the LOC115286883 gene encoding T-cell surface glycoprotein CD1b-like, which encodes MLLLLLLLPVVLCPGGGGEEAFQGPTSYHVIQISSFANSSWAQNQGSGWLGDLQIHGWDNDAGRAIFLKPWSKGNFSEEQVAELEDIFQVYLTGFILEVQNHAQEFQMEYPFEIQGIAGCGLHSGGGTVSFLRGALGGVQFLSLKNHSCVPAPEGGSRARRICALVNQYIGIWDIAMKLVFETCPQYLLGVLDAGKAELQRQVKPEAWLSRGPSPGPGRLLLMCHVSGFYPKPVWAMWMRGEQEQPGTQRGDLLPHADETWYLRVTLDVAAKEAAGLSCRVRHSSLGGQDLVLYWGNPISVGLISLAVIVPLLILLTVLTFWFLRRRSYQSI